A window of Aurantibacillus circumpalustris genomic DNA:
ATTTCTTTTAAGAATAATTTACTGAACAGTATTTGCATTACTATTAGTAGGTAAACGTTCTTCAGAAAATTAATATCTAGAAAATAGTAAATTTAGTATTTACTAAAATAGCGTTTATGGAGTATTTTTTTTATCTTTAATTAAAATACCCATCCAATGAAAAACTACTACCATTTTGTAGCTATTATTTTTTTATTCCTAACTGGAATAAATTTTGAGTTAAAAGCTCAACTACCAAATCCGGTATCATTTAACACTGGGGTGAATGCTAGTTTAAACGGCACAATTCCAACTGGAACCAACGACTTGAGTTGGACGGCTTCCACAGTCTCCATTAACGGTCCGTTCGTTCCTGCAGTGAGAACAACTGGCAATGCCGCATGGTTGATCTCCCCTTATACTACAGCCGATTGGATTACCTATCCACATCCTTTTCCAAATGCTGGTAATCAGAGTTACCATAATTCTTTAGGGAATGTAGATGAATATTTTCGACTGATGTTTACGCTTCCTTCTGGTGTTTGCAATGGCTCTGTGAATTCATCTGGCGGGTATTGCCTGTCGATGAGTTATTTTGCCGATAATTGTGTGAATGAAATCTTTGTAAATGGAGTGTCGTCGTACGTAAATCCTGCGCCCTCGTATACCGCTAATAATTTTCAAGGAACTTCAGGTGCTACAGTAACTCTTTGTGACAATTGGTGCCCTGGAACAAATACGCTTATCGTACACATTAAGTCAGGCCCACCCCAACTTGGTTTTCTGGCATTTACAACAGCATCGACAACCGCTCAAAACCAATTCACTATAAATATGTCCAAAAGTAATGTTACCTGTTATGATGCAAATAATGGCTCGGCGGCTGTTAACCTGATAGGATATGGAGGAACGCCTACCTACACTTGGTTGCCAGGTGGGTCGAACAATTCCAGTATAACAAATCTTAGTCCGGGCACTTATACAGTAAATGTACAATTCCCTTTATGTAATTATTCTAATACACTTACTGTAACCCAACCAGCTTCCTTTGCGGTAAACGTTTCTACTGCTCAAGCAGTATGTCCTGGTATGAATGTAACTTATACAGCAACTGGAGGAGTTACTTATTCGTGGACGCCGGGAAATTATAGTGGGTCTACTGTTACATTAAGTGCAATGAGTACGACTAATTACACTGTTACCGGCAAGGATTCGGTGGGATGTGCAGTTACAAAAGCGTTTAAATTACAGGTTTTAAACTGCAGTGGCATTGAAGAAGTAAGTTTGCAAGGAATAGACGTCCGTAACGACATGCTTGGCAACATCACCATTGTAGCGCCTAATAATATTGAATACAAGGTTGAGATTTTTGACCTAATTGGAAATTTAAAGTACAGTAGTCTCTTGGCTCAGAATTCCGAAATAAACCTTAGTAATTTATCACAAGGAATTTATTTTTTAAAAGTGTCAGATAATAATTCTTCGTTAAAGAAAAGAATACTAGTAGGAATGTAAGACAGATGAATAGAAACATCGAGAGGTTGTAAAAATCAGGAATAAATCAGAGTCTTTTATTTAACGTCTCGATACGAAAATTTGTTCAGTTTAACACTGGGTGAAATTTTCTACTCGACGAGACCTCAGTTTAAACCCAAACACAAAAAACCCATAAAGCCTTTTTTAATTTCCAAAACAATTGTTATCTTGTACTCGAACAAAACCCATTAATCCAATACTACCGGCTTGTGAATTGTACAAATGATTTAATTATTTGTTAGTTCGCATTGTTAAAGTAAGATACTGATTACGTATCTCCTACAACAAATGGTGTCTCCTATTGATCAAATTTTTTGTGCTAATAATTACTTAAAAAAAGCAAACATGAAAAACAAACTCAAAGCATTCGCATTGTTTCTTCTGCCATTAATTTTTGCAACAGCAATGTTCATTTTCCGATCTCAGGCTGAAAGAAACGGCCAAACAATTAACCCTATTATTGGAGACATTAGTTTTATTAGCAAATTCGGTGTTAAACCAAATCCGTCAATTGATGAAGATCTACGTATTAAGACACATTTGGAATACGTTGAAAATCTTCTCCGGGAAAAAGACATTTCAGGGTTAACAGCCGAACAAAAACAAAAACGTAACCAGGCTCTCGATTTGCTGCATAATTATTGGAACGCAGGAATTTTCCCCCGAAATTATGATTATAGAGAAGAACGGAAACCTTGTTTCATCGATAAAGATGGTGCAATCTGTGCTGTTGGTTATTTGGTGGAGCAAACTGCTGGAAGGCAAACAGCGGAAAAAATTAATAACGATCATAAATACGATAAAATTTTAGCAATGAAGGATCGCACAGTGAACAATTGGATAGAATCAAATGGCTTTACAGAACAAGAGTGCGCGATGATACAGCCGACTTACGGTCCGCCACCCGACAGGACTGGTTATATCAACGGCCCCCATGCAGCGATTTCGGGAGGACTTATTGGAATTAATGTTGGACTTACAGCAATTAATCTGGTAAACATGGCAAAAGGAAATGGAAAGCAGGCTGTTCCGGCCGCCTCTATAATTTTTGGTTTGGGACAAGTGGTAGTGGGTAGCATAGAGGTAATTGAATATACTAGATACGGTAGAAATAATGGGAATGATTATACTGCAATGAATACATTAGGTATATCAAACATTGCTATGGGAACAACCTCTGCTTTGATCGGAGCTTATTGCGCCATTACGAATAGAAAGAAAAAAAACAAGGCAACCGCCTTAAATATTTACAGTTTCCCAACCAAAGACAAGCAAATTGGAATTGGACTTTGTTTAACAAAGAGATTATAAGATTTTGTAAGCGTAATTATTTTAAGTCTCATTGTGTCATAGCCTTGTTTTTAAGACCTGAATAATTAGTTTTTCGAAAACATTCATTACCTTTTCGTAAATTCATATAAGACTTGGACACAATTTAAAAACACTTTACATTTTGGCATTAAAGAAATATCAATTCAGAACCTGTATATAAATTCACAAATCAAACCTAAATTATCCTGAAAAAGACTATTAAAACTCTGGCAGTATTAGGCGTAATTATTTTAATGTCCTCATTTGCAAACGAGCATTCGAATGAATTTATTGGAACCTACGGTGTTTCATCGTCAGATCCTTCCCAAATAAAACTTACAATAAATTCTGATCATACTTTTTATTACCAAGACTTTTCTGTTTCAGATAAAAAAATTATTATGAAAGGTAATTGGACGCTGAAGGGCCAAAAAGTAATTTTAAATGGCAATAACTCTGAAAAGAACTTTCATCATGTTTGGCATTTTGTTGAAAATGGACAAGTAGCAAAATCTAGAAAAGGACTTACATTTTACAGATTATGTAAAAAAGAGAGTTAGAGCACATCGCAAGAAAAGGGATTGTCGAACTAGATAAAACTATCTCGGAAGTTCTGACAACTAGAGAGTATTCTGGAATAAACTTTTTCAAGTTTTCTTTATAAACTCCAAATTCCTCTTCAATCCTTTATACTTAGTTCTTTTCACGGCAGAGTTTTTAAAAACCAGATTAAACGTTTCTTCCGTCATCTCATTCCATTCTATTTCCGAAAAATTTAGAAGTCCTTTGTGATTTTCAAAGAGTGGTTCTTTGTGTGTTAGGCTGAAACTATTCCAGGGGCAAACATCCTGACACACATCGCAACCAAAAGCCCAATTATCCATTTTGTTTTTAAATTCAGTGGGAATATTTTCTTTTAATTCAATGGTGAGGTAACTGATACATTTGCTGCCATCAACAATATAAGGTTCTACAATTGCTTCGGTAGGGCAGGCATCGATGCATTTGGTGCAGGTGCCGCAGAAATCTTTAATTGGCCCGTCGTATTCTAGATCCAAATCAATAATTAATTCGGCGATGAAGAAAAAAGAACCTTGTTGTTTGTTGATGAGGTTGGAGTTTTTTCCAATCCAACCCAAACCACTTTTTTTCGCCCAGGCTTTGTCTAGCACCGGGGCGCTGTCGACAAAAGCTCTGCCGTTTATGTCGCCAATATTTTCTTTGAGCGAGGCTAGAAATTCGTGGAGTTTATTTTTAATGATTTCGTGATAATCTTCTCCGTAGGCATACTTGCTAATTTTTGGTGCATTGGGGTTTTGTGTTTGCTCAGGATAATAGTTGAATAAAAGAGAAATAACCGATTTTGCATTATCAACCAGTAAACGCGGGTCGAGACGTTTATCGAAATAATTCTCCATGTAGTTCATTTGGCCGTGTTTATTTTCTGCGAGCCATTTTTCGAGACGGGGCGCCTCTTCTTCTAAAAAAGCTGCTTTAGAAATACCGCAAAAATCAAAACCAAGACGTTTGGCTTCGCTTTTAACAAATTGTGTATGAGTCTGTTTGGAGTTTAACACGGCTTTAAAGGTAACAAATGACTTGGTTCTGAAAAATGAGCCTTTCTAAAACGGATAGATAGGGATTTTCTAAACATTTAACAATTTATTCATATAAAACATTAGGAACTAGAGCTTTAAAATACGTATATTTGCATCCGATTGTGAAAACCACGTGTAAAAAACTGAATTTCAAGCAATTACACGCAAATACATGATTAACAATAATTTAACAAAAGAATAATAAACCGGTGAAGTTCGCTTCATCTTAAAAAACAAAAAATGAAAACATCAAACCCCGTAATCGACACTTTGGTAGAAAGCCAAACGCAATTCGTAAACAATTGGATGGATTCTGCAAAAAAAATGCAGTCTGCTTTCACTAGCGGAAACATCTCTACTGAAGGTCAATCATTATACAAAGAGTATTTTGATAAGCAAATGGGAATTTTAAATGGCATGCAACAGTCTTCTGTTAACATGTTTAATACTAACGAAAGCAACCCTCAGGAGTTTTTCAAAAATTGGTTTAACCAACAAGCTTCATATGCTAAGCAAATGGCAGATTTTAACCAAAGCATTAACAATAGCTTTTCAAGTTTCGGAAAACCGGCACAAGATTACATGGCTAACTTTGGTCAAAACAACACTGCTTTTACAAACATGTACAATTCATGGTTGAACACTTTGAATTCATCGTTTGATTCAATGAGCAAAAACATGAACTCTACCTTTAATAAAGATGTGTTTACAAACTTTATGCAAGGTAGCCGTGTGTATGCTAACATGCAGGAATTTTTCCAGCCAATGGCTAGCATGTTTAAAAACGGTCAGTTTAACATGGACGCTTTCAAAAACCAATTTACTGCTGATGCTTATGCAAACCTTACTAAACAAATGTTTGGTAACATGTACGGTCAATCTTCAGTTCAAGAGGTTTATGATAACGGAATGAAACAACTTCAAAACTTTTTTGCTAACCAAAACAATTTAGGAAAAGAGTATTACGCACAAATTCAAAACATCTCTAAGGATTTCCCTAAAATGTTCGAAGGAAATGCAGCGATTACTAGCATGAAAGATTTTCAAGCACAGTTTCACAATGTATTCGGAAAAACTTTCGAACCATTAATGAAATTAGTAAACGCAGGTAAAGAAAAAGAAAACGCTGAAGCAATTATTGCTTTGATGGACAGAATGGGTGATTACAGCATTAAACAAGCTGAATTACAATCATACTTACAAAACACTGCTAAAAAAGGTGTTGAAGAAATTGCGCAACACTATTCTGAAAAATACGCTAATCCAAAATCATTCACTGAAATGCCAAGTGCACAAGATATGTATGCTGAGTGGGTTAAAGTAAATGAGAAATTGTTTACAGAATTATTCGCTAGCGAAGAATTCAGCAAAGTAAAAGGTGAAGCTCTTAACTTAAGTATGGATGTGAAAAAACATTTCGAAAAACAATTCGAAAGTACTTTCTCTAACATGCCAGTAGTTTTCAAAAGCGAAATCGAAGAATTACAAAAAACTATTTACGATCTTAAAA
This region includes:
- the queG gene encoding tRNA epoxyqueuosine(34) reductase QueG, producing the protein MLNSKQTHTQFVKSEAKRLGFDFCGISKAAFLEEEAPRLEKWLAENKHGQMNYMENYFDKRLDPRLLVDNAKSVISLLFNYYPEQTQNPNAPKISKYAYGEDYHEIIKNKLHEFLASLKENIGDINGRAFVDSAPVLDKAWAKKSGLGWIGKNSNLINKQQGSFFFIAELIIDLDLEYDGPIKDFCGTCTKCIDACPTEAIVEPYIVDGSKCISYLTIELKENIPTEFKNKMDNWAFGCDVCQDVCPWNSFSLTHKEPLFENHKGLLNFSEIEWNEMTEETFNLVFKNSAVKRTKYKGLKRNLEFIKKT
- a CDS encoding T9SS type A sorting domain-containing protein, with the translated sequence MKNYYHFVAIIFLFLTGINFELKAQLPNPVSFNTGVNASLNGTIPTGTNDLSWTASTVSINGPFVPAVRTTGNAAWLISPYTTADWITYPHPFPNAGNQSYHNSLGNVDEYFRLMFTLPSGVCNGSVNSSGGYCLSMSYFADNCVNEIFVNGVSSYVNPAPSYTANNFQGTSGATVTLCDNWCPGTNTLIVHIKSGPPQLGFLAFTTASTTAQNQFTINMSKSNVTCYDANNGSAAVNLIGYGGTPTYTWLPGGSNNSSITNLSPGTYTVNVQFPLCNYSNTLTVTQPASFAVNVSTAQAVCPGMNVTYTATGGVTYSWTPGNYSGSTVTLSAMSTTNYTVTGKDSVGCAVTKAFKLQVLNCSGIEEVSLQGIDVRNDMLGNITIVAPNNIEYKVEIFDLIGNLKYSSLLAQNSEINLSNLSQGIYFLKVSDNNSSLKKRILVGM
- a CDS encoding poly(R)-hydroxyalkanoic acid synthase subunit PhaE, giving the protein MKTSNPVIDTLVESQTQFVNNWMDSAKKMQSAFTSGNISTEGQSLYKEYFDKQMGILNGMQQSSVNMFNTNESNPQEFFKNWFNQQASYAKQMADFNQSINNSFSSFGKPAQDYMANFGQNNTAFTNMYNSWLNTLNSSFDSMSKNMNSTFNKDVFTNFMQGSRVYANMQEFFQPMASMFKNGQFNMDAFKNQFTADAYANLTKQMFGNMYGQSSVQEVYDNGMKQLQNFFANQNNLGKEYYAQIQNISKDFPKMFEGNAAITSMKDFQAQFHNVFGKTFEPLMKLVNAGKEKENAEAIIALMDRMGDYSIKQAELQSYLQNTAKKGVEEIAQHYSEKYANPKSFTEMPSAQDMYAEWVKVNEKLFTELFASEEFSKVKGEALNLSMDVKKHFEKQFESTFSNMPVVFKSEIEELQKTIYDLKKQVKDLQAKGGAVVAAHESDDDKASKTRKK